AACAGAACGTACTCCCATGATGGATCGAAAGATTGCTATGCACTCACACTCAAATTTACATAATAATGACATGAATGATACAAAGGAAAGAATACATGCGTGCCTTGATGCGTTTGTAGAGAAAGATCGAGACAATGGAACCCGGATGAACTTTTCTTGCAAAAAAATCAAGCCAAAAGCCGAAGCTTTCAGCTGCTGGGTGCTGGAACCGAGGGGAGGGAATCAGAGTGGGGGTGAGTGTCGGCTGATACAAGTTTAGGTTTAGGGTAATTGGTGATTAAGTGCTAATTATATAGGTAATACTAAGTTAATGGGCCATAATTGtactttaaagatttttaaatgagttttaagtCCAATAAGTCCAAAAgtgggcccattaaatccaaacgcactctcgaaaaatatatcgagttgaaaagatttttaaaatattggtcGAACCATTAAAAGTTCCCctattcgataaaatttgcgtaccgattaaaaaaaaaatctacacCCCAAAAATtcctattttttgaaaaatacacttaaaaatattttaacttaatttataaaaatagatcttgtataaaatacaaattttcgTCTCGATCCCGTCGAAATATCTAAATTCTTCGAATTAAATTCATGAACAATTGCTaattatcataaaataaacaaattaaaaatgaaCCTCTAAATTACCACTCTAAAAGCTATAGCTATTTCATACTCCATTCCAGTCCGGCCACTTATGCTGAAAGATCAATGGTActgcaaaataaaaaatttaaataagaatTAAATACTcataataaaagtttatttaAATACAGTATGCAGGTTTAATCCAATTTACGGGTCACATTTCTCTACGAACCCGGTGTATAACGATGAAATATTTCGAAGACGATTTCAAATGCGAAGAGAGTTATTCCTCGGCATAGTGAATGCATTAGAGAATCATTCAACGTTTTTTCAACAGAGGGACGATGTTGTGCGAAGAAAAGGGTTCTCACCACTAAAAAAATGCACAGCTGTGACTCGTCAACTGGCTTACGGAGTCCCCGCCGACAATCTTGACGAGTACCTTCGTATGGGTGAATCAACTGTCATCAAGTGTCTTTTCAATTTCTGCGAATACGTGGTTGAAATATTTGGTGATAGGTACTTGAGGAGACCAAATGATGATGATGTTCAACGTTTTCTTCAAATGCATGATGAGATCCACGGCTTCCCTGGCATGTTGGGTAGTCTTGATTGTATGCACTGGAAATGGAAAAATTGTCCAGTTGCTTGGGAAGGTCAATTTACAAGGGGACATGAGTCACCAACAATCGTGCCTGAAGCAGTCGCGTCTCATGACTTGTGGATATGGCATGCATTCTTTGGGATCGCCGGTTCACGTAACGATATTAACGTGTTATACGAATCTCTCATATTCAACAACGTCTTGCAAGGAAATGTGCCAGAGATCAATTTCACGGTGAACGACACTGCATATACGAAAGTTTATTATCTAGCAGATGGAATATATCATGAGTGGGCTACTTTCGTTAAGGCTTTTCCTTGCCCGGAGGATCCCAAGAGGAAGTTGTTTAAGGAAAGACAGGAGTCCGCAAGAAAAGATGTCGAACGGGAATTTGGGGTGATTCAATCTCGATGGACGATTGTCAGAGGTCCAGCTTGTTATTGGTATAGGAAAAAGTTAAAACAAATCATGTTAGCATGCATTATTTTGCATAACATGATCGTTGAGGATGAGAGAGGTCACGTGACAAATTGGTACAACGATGAAGGTGACGAACCTGCACAACCTATCCATGGCTCAAACCGAGGATTTCAGGATTATCTTCGGACAAATTCTGAGCTACGTGACACTCAAGTTCATCACCAACTTCGTGCAGACTTAGTTGAGCATATCTGAGGGCAATACAACAACAATCCGTGAGTATTTCATATGTTAGTTTTAATTTATCAAAGTGTGGTTTGACAAAACCGTcgctttatttttttaaaaaaaattcttaaatacttagtgatataataatatattttgtccagtataattgaaaataaaattaacaacaaaatttgagaaatgtaatcatattattaatctACAAATAATATTACAAGTTTTTCGTACAAATGtcgaaaaaaaataagaaaaaaacgTGGCTCCAGTGACTGGGTCTCTTCATCGTCGTCGTCGTCGTCCTCTCCATCCCCGTACCCCTGCGTCGGAGGAACATAACTCTGTGATAACTTTGGAGTTTTTATGTGATGAGccaccgaaaagaagatgcatcttcttgatatgagtagtaccaatcaaatcggttaagccctcttcaactgtacaggtCCATTACATTTAACAGTCTCGGAATGCCTATCCTTCCGGtttaagaacggttcattcatgttccctccacctagaagcctgccatgAGCCACTCATTGTCTGTGCCTCCTCATGgtaccggcgatcaccccccgccatCTTCGGCCCCGGGTCCTCACATCAGCTCTGTCAATACTTCCCAAACATGACGTGGTAACAACTCCCTGAATGCAATAGGAATCAAACGTTGCATGAACACATGACAGTCATGACTTTTCATCCCAAACATTCGTAATTTCTGCATGTTCACACAACGTGCCATTTTGGAGATATAACCATCACAAAATTTATCATCCTTAAGCCAACCGAGTAAAACTTGTCGACCTTTCCTGTCAAGAGTGTACGATGCTTTAGGATATTCACCTGTCTCTCCGTCGGGATGTAACTCTGGTCTTGTATTCATTTCGACAAGATCTGCCCTTGATTTTTCGTTATCTTTTGTGCGTCCTTGTATGTTACAAACAGTGTTGAAGATATTGTCGAATACATTTTTCTCAACATGCATCACATCCAAGTTGTGTCGAATCAAGTTTATACTTTAGTAAGGAAGTTCTCACAGTATACTTCTTCTCCATCCAGAGCCTTGAAGAAATATATGAACTAGAActcaattttcgaaaaataaatcAAGGAAGAAGATCATAAATCTCAATATCTGTGCAGATCTACATTAAtagattatattttatttacaatCACTAAAATAAGTAGTATAAAACAAATCTATCATGAAACTAACGTgggaaatttattgacttttaatgacttttgtagattttaaaaatctagaggtattcaatcaagacttttgcatactctatagaagtcttgtggtattcaaaatagactttcatggagttttaaaaagtcaagtggtattcaacattgacttttataaactctataaaagtctacatgtattcaaattttccatggacttttaataactccatggaattcattgacatacaaacattaaagcctaaggtataactacaaattgtaaaaaattgtatttggttcaccccaaagatttgaatggatttttaaaacttctaactctctCTCTCTATCGCTTCACATCACATATCTTCATATAttctctcctctcatctatttctattactctctcaaattttcgaagtgtatctctatatatattttcatctttctttttcaaatttttcattttttggctgattgttcatttaataattttttattttaataacaaggggaaattttgaattatagaattgattttgtgatttttaatttatgatttatacaaattaatgtaatattcaataataataaaagatgatcaaaaaaatgttgtttaattcttaataattgaatagtttcgtaacaacaatgattttttaaattcattttcgtatttttaattaatatgtaagctatgatatttttatacaaaattatattcacacaataataaataatattatttttacatttatattatcaatttaaaaataagattacatgttaatcaattgatgtattataaaaaatttacaaacatacatataaacccacatatatatacatgtaaggattaaacgatttaacttttaaataattaaatttatttattaatataaatattaaaaataatttcaaattgaatatgttatatatgtcaattaattattggttcaaagaaattaataaaaaaatcacatgttatagttaagtacaaaatttataaaattctataaaaaaaatctacaaaagtctataaaaatcttgcaaaaaagtctacagaaatccacataaatctgtttataaatctgtgagattccataaaagtcaataaaaatttatcaaatccataaaagtctatcatttaaaaaagtcattaaaagtcatcaaaactctgaattgaatacaccccactaAATTTTTGTTTCAGATGCATGTCGTCTGTTTGCACACCAGAACACCATAGTGATTGGAGTTCTGCAATTAACGGCTGAATAAATACGTCGAGTTTTTCTTTCGGGTTATTTGGCCCAGGTACAATCACCGTCAAGAACATGTATTCCTCTTTCATACACATCCAAGGGGGTAAGTTGTATGGCGTGACAATGACAGGCCATGATGAATATTGCTGACCACTTTGACCAAAATGTTGAAATCCATCGGTTGACATTCCTAACCTCACATTTTGAATCTCAGATGTGAATGGTGAATGCATCAGCGTCGAAATGACGCCACGCTAGAGAATCCGAAGGATGTGTCATTGTGTCACCATCGAAATGATGTTCCTTGTGCCAACGCATATGTGAGCCTGTAGCTGTTGACGCATATAATGGTGCAAACGTTGAGTGATTGGAAAGTAATACATTTTTTTGTCCGGAGTTTGAGTTTTACGATTAGTAGATCGACGTCTGCTACGCATGTACCGAGAATTTTGACAAATCTTACACTCTGTCAACGAGTCGTCTTatgttgcatattcgaatatccagtattttaatacctatTCTAAgcatctcatttaccaaataaagtattttaaaattgaaattaggtattttgcaagtaaaactaagtacttaaaaaaggttcaatgcttagttacaaatttgttttttttgtaacaataaaaaaataattaaatgaaatgaacatgttatccaaatgcatcttggatggaaatgcgagcatttggtgaatttacgttgcatattttaatatccagtattttaatattcattctgagtatttcatttaccaaatcaagtattttaaaattgaaattagatatttcgcaagtaaaactaagtacttcaaaaagttcaatacttagttgcgaatttgttttttttttttaaaataaaaaatatttaaatgaaatgtacatgtcatccaaatgcatcttggatggaaatgcgagcacttggtgaacttacattgtCTACTAAAATATctagtattttattaacttttatgagtatctcaattaccaaatcaagtattttaaaattgaaattaggtatttcgcaaataaaagtaaatacttcaaaatgttcaatgcttaattgcaaatttgtttttttaaaagtaaaaaaaataattaaatgaaacatgtcatccaaatgcatattAGATGGAAATGCgaagcatttggtgaacttacgttgcatattcgaatatctagtattttaatacacattctgattatctcatttaccaaatcaagtattttaaaactgaaactaGGTATTttgcaagtaaaactaagtacttgaaataGTTAAATGcttagttgtgaatttgttttttaaaacaataaaaaaataaataaatgaaatgaacgtgtcatccaaatgcatcttgcaTGGAAATGAGAGCATTTAGTGAACttgcgttgcatattcgaatatccagtattttaatacacattctgagtatttcatttactaaatcaagtattttgaaattgaaattaaatatttcgcaagtaaaactaagtatttcaaaaagatCAATccttagttgcgaatttatttttttaaataaaaaatatttaaattaaatatacatgtcatccaaatgcatcgggAATGATGAGTGGAAGAGAAGATAACCAATGAAAATaggtatttatatatttttttattaattacaaGGATAAAAAGGTAAAAATGCATGAAACATGTAGTAAAAACTAAGTTGGTCTTTTGTCaggtattaaaatacaaaaaaaaaaactcatagaTACTGAATCTTAAAGAAATCATATGCAGATGTATTTTTCTCCAAATTGTCCATAAAATAACCCACAAATATTGAATCATACTGGACTGGATTAAATTTAGTAACTCGCATTTTTAGGAACAATTGAGTCTATTACTTCAAAAATTAATCCAGGCATCCTAAAATATTCTAAAAGTTAATATCGACTGAGATAAGATAATAATGGACAAAGAAAAGCTCGGAAACAATGTAAGAAACATCAAAATAGCGTTCGGGTTGCCCaagtaacttttttttttgttgaggcACGAGTCTCAGCGTTGGGGCACCCAAAAAATGACTCCCCAGTTCTTATCAATATTTTTGCTCGAAAATCATTACAATACATgctaacattggcagatttcTGTCTTCCCTTCATTTTTCTTTGTGGTTTTTTGGAAAATTGAGAGAGAATTGAGACTCCAAGTCAGATCCCATCCCATTCGCCCATCGAAATTCAGATACATGTATATGTTGTGATCCTAGCCTACGTTTTGACGTAAGTATTTCTAGGAAATATTGACTTCTTGTTATGAtcgaataaaaaataaatgtgaTCTAGAGAGGGTGAATATAATGTTGTTAAAAATCAAGGTCTTGCACTAGTGTTTTATACTTAGTTGCGTGGACTCAGGCTTATCCAGAACTCTTTCTAGAAGGTCGATCGGCTTGGACTCTCCAAGCCCTTGTGTCTCGAGTCCATCACAGTGGTCTCATCATAATCTTCATCGAGATTTGATATTACAGATGTAACGAGTTTAAATAGCTCGTTATTATGATGTAAAATATATTTCTGAACGACATATTATATTTATGGCAACTGCCTATTTCGTAACACTTTCACATAATTTAGGCAAATGCACTCTTTATTATAAGTCGTAATTACTCTTCGAACTTCCATGTTAGGATCAAAAATGTATTTTCGCAGCAACAAATGTTATCTTAGTCGTGCTTGAGTGTAGTGAGTGAGCAAATATCTTAATGTGCAGAGACAAGCTCACTGAACTTGGTTGAACGCCTATTATTTGTCCTTCAAAGAGTGAGTATACTCTCATAAATTCCTTCACAAGCTAAAATATTTGATCACATCAAACTTCAACTaccaaattcaactctttgaatttgattatcTCAACAGGAGCATGGAAACTAGAGCTTGTGTTATCGTCAACTATTTAGGAATATATCTAGTTGTGGGTATATGATTATTTGTGATTTATAACAATATTTGTCACTTAACTAAAACATAACAGATTATTGGTAGTCAGCTGAATATCAAATGTCACAGATTCATAAGGTTTAATGATTGCTCTATCAAACTGAATCAGTAAGGCATTTCGAAAAACATTCTCTAAAGTTTTTAGAACTTTCCTTTTGAGAATTAGAGCCCAACTGACATCATCAGATGAATATCATCCGTACTATAACAGCATTTTAATCGATTAAAATGTCAGATTTCATGTTTACTACTAGAATGTACCTTTTGTTAAAAAATACGATGATGTTGCACAACATTACTATATTTGAAATGGATATCTGATTTAAAAGGTCGATCGTTAGAtctttggctataaatagattAGCTGTGTGGACATTCAGACTCTACATTTTTACACGAGCTCTGTATAACTTGTAAATTATGTGATCTAAGTTTTCATAGCCTAACTGATCAAGTATATTTTGAAGCACAAAATAAGTGTTCATATCCCATATTTGAGGACCGATTGTGCTAAGTGTTTTTTGTTTGAAAATACTTGTAACTAATAGTAAGAGTCTTACTGACCTGATTGTGTAAATTGTGAGATTAGCTAGGAGTTTCAGTAAGCCAAAGATATACTTGCTGAAGTGTGTTGTAGTAAAGTGTTTTAATGACCAAAATCTTCTAGTACTATCCTTTCGAAAACGAAAGAATGGGagaattataattatttaattctccGAATTTCCATAAATAATTGTgttatgtattttatttcaattttccTATCATTACTATCTTTGAGCATTACTGATTATATTTTTCAACCAATTCAGTTAGACTACTTTTGCACAGTTACCTTACTACTTCTTTAAGCCTAAACGACaagaattaaaaattcaaaGTTTTTCTAACCCAATAGAATTTCGGAGATTTTGTGTAGATTTCTTATTTACCCTCATCTAGTCGATCTCATGATCCTAGTAAGTAGTATCAGATAGGTTAATTCTTGTCTCAAaacatcaaatatatatatggtCAGCTCAACAAGATTCTCATGTTCTAGAGAATATTTCGATAACTAGAAAATAAGGATGCATACTCATTTATTTGCTTAAGATGATGATATATGGTAATAGACAAACCAATGAAGATTTTGGTTGTTGCAATTACAGAAGGTGCGCCAGAGATGTTGAAAAACCAAGGA
The Primulina eburnea isolate SZY01 chromosome 5, ASM2296580v1, whole genome shotgun sequence genome window above contains:
- the LOC140831369 gene encoding protein ANTAGONIST OF LIKE HETEROCHROMATIN PROTEIN 1-like codes for the protein MRRELFLGIVNALENHSTFFQQRDDVVRRKGFSPLKKCTAVTRQLAYGVPADNLDEYLRMGESTVIKCLFNFCEYVVEIFGDRYLRRPNDDDVQRFLQMHDEIHGFPGMLGSLDCMHWKWKNCPVAWEGQFTRGHESPTIVPEAVASHDLWIWHAFFGIAGSRNDINVLYESLIFNNVLQGNVPEINFTVNDTAYTKVYYLADGIYHEWATFVKAFPCPEDPKRKLFKERQESARKDVEREFGVIQSRWTIVRGPACYWYRKKLKQIMLACIILHNMIVEDERGHVTNWYNDEGDEPAQPIHGSNRGFQDYLRTNSELRDTQVHHQLRADLVEHI